The Acinonyx jubatus isolate Ajub_Pintada_27869175 chromosome A2, VMU_Ajub_asm_v1.0, whole genome shotgun sequence genomic sequence TCACCGAGGCTGTGGCACTTGAGTGGGAGCTCTGGGTAGCAGCAGAGCTAAAGTACACACCTAGGCTGGTACAATAAAATAAGGAGACAACCGAGAGGTGAGATGCACAGGTGGAAAATGCTTTATACTTGCCCTGAGCTGATGAGATCCCACATATGGAGGAAACTATCTTAGAATAAGAGTAAAGGACCCCAGCCAGGGGAGCACCGCCCAACAGCACAGTTGTAAAACACGTTACCATGTAATTAAGAAAGGTGTCAGAACAAGCAAGTTGGATCATCTGACTGAGTTCACAGAAAAAGTGGGGGATTTCCATGCCTGTACAGAAGGACAGCTGCAACACCATTAAGGTTTGTAACAAGGAATTCAGGACACTCACGATCCAGGACACCAGAACCAGCAGCCCACAGAACTTAGGGTTCATGATAACTGTGTAGCACAGTGGGTGACAGATGGCTACAAAGCGGTCATATGCCATCACAGTCAGGA encodes the following:
- the LOC106986377 gene encoding olfactory receptor-like protein OLF4, with amino-acid sequence MIVSCSSYFDSHINHTELGNDTRSSEFLLLGLSEEPELQPFLFGLFLSMYLVTILGNLLIILAVNSDSHLHTPMYFFLANLSFVDICVTSTTVPKMLANIQTQRKVITYESCITQIYFFILFVVLDNFLLTVMAYDRFVAICHPLCYTVIMNPKFCGLLVLVSWIVSVLNSLLQTLMVLQLSFCTGMEIPHFFCELSQMIQLACSDTFLNYMVTCFTTVLLGGAPLAGVLYSYSKIVSSICGISSAQGKYKAFSTCASHLSVVSLFYCTSLGVYFSSAATQSSHSSATASVMYTVVTPMLNPFIYSLRNRDIKEALNVFFRGKP